AAAGAGATAGAAAAATTTGGTGGAAGAGacatgaaaatattatatggaaGGCTATGGTATTAGGAAAAGATTTTAATGAAGCATCAAactatgaaaatatttgtactaattataaattagaaGACCATCATTCACAAATTGAAAGATGGGCTAGAGAATGGATTCAAGAATTCAGTgtacaatattttaaagaggcaaataaaataaataataaatgtattaaGAAAAGTAATATATTCACAGAAAGTATATGCACTGACAATAATTGTAAAACTGCATGTAATGCGTATGAGACATGgataaatgtaaataaatcTAAATGGAatacattattaaaaagttttgCGAATTTTAAAACCGATTATTTTAGTGAAGAAACTTGTAGAGACAAAGCATATAATTCTTTAATGATAGAATTTAAAGAAGCATACGAAGTTAACTTTGAAAATGTTATTAATCTTGATGATGATCATTATACAGGATTGTGTATTTGTTCTTCTACTAAAGCTAATAATACTGTTATTACTAATAGTTTGAATTACAATCATGCTATCGAAAGCCAAAAACCCACAGATGTATCACAAAATCATGTATTGCCCCCCTCTAGTACTGACACAATGCCTGATTTGTTTAAAGAAGAAGATGATGATGGTGAAGAATTAAACTTATTATCACATCATAATACTGATAGTCACGATTCTAGAAATATCATACCTACTGAACAGGTTACTGTTAATAGCgagcaaaataaattaaatcaaAACGCAGAGAGTGGTACTCAACACAAATTagaaattatgaaaaaccATGCAAATAGTGATAATACCCATCacgatataaatataccatcaaaacaaaataatattcaaaatatactaccacaacaaaataatattcaaaatatacCTCCTTCAATTCCTGAGCCTGTAATTATCAATCCAACTCCAAATGCTGCAAATAAAGGGGTTAAAGAACATGAATTTAACACTAATGGATTAGAAAATAGAGATACTAAGACCGAAGGAATGAAACCCTTCCAGATAGCATCTAAAAAAGATCctaaatatgataatattttaagtgAAAATGTTGGCATAAGTAGTAATGGTACCAATAGTGAAAATGCCAACAAAttggaaatatatgaatatgaacatagagacataaaaaaaaccaGGGATAGTATAATAATGCTAGCCACCGCAAATGTATGCAATGACAATCCCGCTTCAGGATACTGTGAatctataaat
This region of Plasmodium chabaudi chabaudi strain AS genome assembly, chromosome: 13 genomic DNA includes:
- a CDS encoding duffy-binding protein; protein product: MQYSFIACNHDKKNANLLNGTCEPVQFFPLNNLKNNSDNRILYELKEPLYNIGNGAPRDDFALKDNGNLGKDILSENSRNGSINRKKEANFLDTSIPVPVQKDGEVNYKEYFDKYQINECKQKEKTEIHAWVCDEKKQNCAPSRRINLCTNRLEIIPDKIEIKDNEMKELLMDYFKKFIYEDAANEGKLLLNKYDDKNNNEYCNDMVNSFGDYKNIVEGTGLKNVANENLLELKIQNIFGTDDNAKRDRKIWWKRHENIIWKAMVLGKDFNEASNYENICTNYKLEDHHSQIERWAREWIQEFSVQYFKEANKINNKCIKKSNIFTESICTDNNCKTACNAYETWINVNKSKWNTLLKSFANFKTDYFSEETCRDKAYNSLMIEFKEAYEVNFENVINLDDDHYTGLCICSSTKANNTVITNSLNYNHAIESQKPTDVSQNHVLPPSSTDTMPDLFKEEDDDGEELNLLSHHNTDSHDSRNIIPTEQVTVNSEQNKLNQNAESGTQHKLEIMKNHANSDNTHHDINIPSKQNNIQNILPQQNNIQNIPPSIPEPVIINPTPNAANKGVKEHEFNTNGLENRDTKTEGMKPFQIASKKDPKYDNILSENVGISSNGTNSENANKLEIYEYEHRDIKKTRDSIIMLATANVCNDNPASGYCESINNKYSHGTCSKNKTQNLCCSISNYCVKFFNMNSKKYYDCMNKEFMDPSYECFQKEGYSNQYWFAAGGIIIILILIFASVGFFGNKSEEEAFTNYEEYLYKSYNPATLSSSFKHVQEYIPVDFY